A genomic region of Vitreoscilla filiformis contains the following coding sequences:
- a CDS encoding pilus assembly PilX family protein, with translation MPAAATDRRRIRRHQQGATLLIVLATLLILLAGGVALLRSSDANLLLTGQLATRRDMQNQGERGIAWAVAQFNSGALSSKVSRESSQKAINYSAVQLASNSQGIPSILLSDTAYAAAGMTGSDIESTNTSVIIRTVIDRLCTEEGASATDTCTMISKFCGGHSAGQDSSVGGGEVLKCEMTVYRITVRVDGPRSAQAFYQSIFAM, from the coding sequence ATGCCCGCTGCCGCCACCGATCGTCGTCGCATTCGGCGTCATCAGCAAGGTGCCACTTTGCTGATTGTGCTCGCCACGTTGTTGATTTTGTTAGCCGGTGGCGTGGCCCTGCTTCGCTCGTCGGATGCCAACTTGTTGCTGACTGGCCAATTGGCCACCCGGCGCGACATGCAAAACCAAGGTGAGCGCGGGATTGCTTGGGCTGTTGCCCAGTTTAATTCGGGCGCCCTGAGTTCCAAAGTATCGCGAGAATCCAGCCAAAAGGCCATTAATTATTCAGCCGTGCAACTGGCCAGTAATTCTCAAGGGATTCCCAGTATTTTGCTGAGTGATACCGCTTACGCCGCTGCGGGCATGACGGGCAGTGACATTGAAAGCACCAACACCAGTGTGATCATCCGAACGGTCATCGATCGATTGTGTACCGAAGAAGGGGCCTCGGCGACGGACACTTGCACCATGATCAGCAAGTTTTGCGGCGGGCACTCGGCTGGGCAAGATTCTTCGGTCGGGGGTGGTGAAGTTTTGAAGTGTGAAATGACTGTTTATCGGATCACTGTTCGCGTCGATGGCCCCCGATCTGCGCAAGCTTTCTATCAATCCATTTTTGCGATGTGA
- a CDS encoding PilW family protein has product MQAPPRSAQRGMTLVELLVAIVISLFISLSILVLLAGSEGRNRVSNGLNTIEQTSSLSSFMMDQWVRSAGSGLTVESGTFYGCTLYAKNSTGQTLPRTAALPDPFAHINPHEAYQFPLAPVLIFPGVSSGTNTPSDTLMVMGAAANHAGIPSSLTSAPGEDHLNVHNAYALTASQLVLIADINSSNCMVTQISSSHTDATATTVPLNGDFHASHIDTLNLADFSKDSIALPLGIPSTGTAPQMMLLGVGSNKTLYSYDLLQMSGGDDALQARASGILEMHAIYGVDTTNDGKQDGWVSASTGEFATTAILANSQLSTKLKRIKSVRVALVLQMDEVSSSRQGMVSAPSLTIFPDLAAQGLSITRTLTDDERRYRYRVVDTTLVLRNTHMLTP; this is encoded by the coding sequence ATGCAAGCGCCACCCCGTTCAGCACAGCGCGGCATGACGCTCGTTGAGCTTTTGGTCGCCATCGTCATTTCGCTGTTCATTTCGCTGTCGATTTTGGTCTTGTTGGCGGGCAGTGAAGGCCGTAACCGGGTGAGCAACGGCCTCAACACCATCGAACAAACCTCCAGCCTCAGTTCGTTCATGATGGATCAGTGGGTGCGCAGCGCAGGCAGTGGGCTCACCGTCGAGAGTGGTACGTTTTATGGCTGCACGCTCTACGCTAAAAACAGCACCGGGCAAACCTTGCCTCGCACGGCAGCGCTGCCCGATCCGTTTGCGCACATCAACCCCCATGAGGCTTACCAATTTCCGCTGGCCCCGGTGCTGATTTTTCCGGGCGTATCCTCGGGCACCAACACCCCGTCAGACACGCTGATGGTGATGGGCGCTGCTGCCAACCATGCGGGGATTCCGTCATCCCTGACCAGCGCGCCCGGTGAAGATCATTTGAATGTCCACAATGCCTACGCTCTGACGGCCTCCCAGTTGGTGCTGATTGCCGATATCAACAGCTCCAACTGCATGGTGACGCAAATCAGCTCGTCACATACCGACGCCACGGCCACGACGGTGCCACTGAACGGCGATTTTCATGCCTCCCACATTGACACCCTCAATCTTGCCGATTTTTCCAAAGACAGCATTGCCCTGCCTCTTGGCATTCCCTCAACCGGCACAGCGCCCCAAATGATGCTGCTGGGCGTTGGCAGCAACAAAACACTTTACAGTTATGATCTGCTGCAAATGTCTGGCGGTGACGATGCTTTACAGGCCCGTGCCAGCGGTATTTTGGAAATGCACGCCATTTATGGTGTGGACACCACCAACGACGGCAAACAAGATGGCTGGGTTTCCGCGTCAACGGGGGAATTTGCGACCACTGCCATTTTGGCGAACAGCCAACTCTCGACCAAACTGAAGAGAATCAAATCGGTTCGGGTGGCGCTGGTTTTGCAAATGGATGAAGTGAGTTCTTCACGCCAAGGCATGGTATCGGCGCCCAGCCTGACGATTTTCCCGGATCTGGCTGCGCAAGGTCTGTCTATCACCCGCACGCTGACCGACGATGAGCGCCGCTATCGCTACCGTGTTGTGGACACCACGCTGGTGCTGCGCAACACCCACATGCTGACGCCATGA